A window of Blastocatellia bacterium contains these coding sequences:
- a CDS encoding DUF4388 domain-containing protein gives MALVGDLKDLALVDIIQINCIGRNTARLTVHYSIGDGVFYFQDGDIVDARFGELTGIDAVYQALRFSEGSFRIDTGISAPIRTIYDPWANILMEGMRIIDEERAGMIPTTPGMAPVGVGSTGTPSGGVVRAINPYQTLVNDLLKIRGVEGAIATLRDGTLQAQTNIKTPEKLGMLIAFMVYHGGLASIPARAGMLKRMSLISGQRKLILFDQEDFLAAIECGSAVRYETINPYIERAFRKIQMRRGPGGTGMSGPLTQF, from the coding sequence ATGGCGTTAGTGGGAGATCTAAAAGATCTTGCGCTAGTTGATATCATACAAATTAACTGTATCGGGCGTAATACAGCACGTCTAACAGTGCATTATTCCATTGGAGATGGTGTATTCTATTTTCAGGATGGAGATATAGTAGATGCACGTTTTGGGGAATTAACTGGCATAGATGCTGTTTATCAAGCATTGCGGTTTAGTGAAGGAAGTTTTCGTATTGATACAGGCATTTCTGCTCCAATACGCACAATCTATGATCCTTGGGCCAATATTTTAATGGAAGGGATGCGTATTATTGATGAAGAGAGGGCTGGAATGATTCCCACTACTCCAGGAATGGCCCCGGTTGGTGTAGGTTCAACAGGTACCCCTTCAGGTGGAGTAGTTAGGGCGATTAATCCTTATCAAACATTAGTCAATGATTTGCTAAAAATTAGAGGTGTAGAAGGTGCTATAGCCACATTAAGAGATGGTACACTACAAGCACAAACTAATATTAAAACTCCAGAAAAACTAGGCATGTTAATAGCTTTTATGGTTTATCACGGAGGATTAGCATCAATTCCAGCACGGGCCGGGATGTTAAAAAGGATGTCCTTAATTTCTGGACAACGTAAGCTAATTCTTTTTGATCAAGAAGATTTTTTAGCTGCTATCGAGTGTGGTAGCGCGGTACGTTACGAGACAATAAATCCTTATATTGAACGCGCTTTTCGTAAGATTCAAATGAGGCGCGGGCCCGGTGGGACAGGTATGAGCGGCCCACTTACACAATTCTGA
- a CDS encoding tetratricopeptide repeat protein — MKVLLSVFSLLLAFSIAQAQVTNVSSKLEMPELMLEAQIEFARISEVRADERIKMLSEFIKKWTDNPLIVPAREALLRARGAQAETLLKQQKIEPALEQLQLAIKEYPQPLNDRIFGTMLAFPLTVYNHGFRKEALELMRSFEPSAEGQATRLGQLANLYLTAEAGTDALRVLTQAISLEPKSAKYYYALGTTQLTLLKFKEAKAAFQQTINLDPKHPLAFGSLAALYRGEGALEDAVALYKKQLEVAPDSEVARSGLAITYLLASENTLATQELGKQFSSTPRDFLLFTQLGYLAANRKDYTRARAWAELALNLAPSYAWARIVLANSLMAQQEFSGAEELLSDALTRGVNFPTLHFEITQALLLAENYEGAFEQSEQFLRITPEGEFLLQIGSSPLQNSSLKTLLESERRAALSLPVSLTSDDRYKLVESFLRFKFYLGKLKENVNNSETETLGRRQKTEIQVKAVEALNQFLSINDERKAFRKLWAAEELFTSDIALERAVEFCQDLVKDAELATRLEGSIREAPELDERSRQKLFRARAYHLLGRVRFKQAQLVESEKALKLAIENFPEGAEKRVAFSHLASVTQASGNDKEALSLYIKSYNQYDGNASIQKTMIENLYRKIHGSLEGLDLK; from the coding sequence ATGAAGGTATTATTATCAGTTTTTTCCTTATTATTGGCATTTTCAATTGCTCAAGCTCAAGTAACTAATGTTTCTAGCAAACTAGAAATGCCAGAATTAATGCTGGAAGCACAAATAGAATTTGCACGTATTAGCGAAGTTCGAGCCGATGAACGAATAAAAATGCTTTCAGAATTTATTAAAAAGTGGACAGATAACCCGCTTATAGTTCCGGCTCGTGAAGCACTGCTTAGAGCGCGTGGAGCGCAGGCTGAAACCCTGCTGAAACAACAAAAAATCGAACCAGCACTTGAACAACTTCAGTTAGCAATTAAAGAATACCCTCAACCCTTAAATGACCGAATTTTTGGCACAATGCTAGCCTTTCCTCTAACAGTTTATAATCATGGGTTTCGTAAAGAAGCACTAGAATTAATGCGTAGCTTTGAACCAAGTGCCGAAGGTCAAGCTACAAGGTTAGGGCAACTTGCTAATCTTTATCTTACGGCTGAAGCTGGTACGGATGCCTTACGTGTATTAACTCAAGCTATATCATTAGAGCCAAAATCAGCAAAGTATTATTATGCTTTAGGGACAACACAACTAACTTTACTTAAGTTTAAGGAAGCAAAAGCAGCTTTTCAACAAACAATAAATTTAGATCCAAAACATCCATTAGCTTTTGGCAGTCTAGCGGCTCTTTATCGTGGTGAAGGTGCTTTGGAAGATGCAGTAGCACTTTATAAAAAACAATTAGAAGTTGCACCTGATAGTGAAGTAGCTCGTTCAGGTCTAGCTATTACTTATTTACTTGCTAGTGAAAATACTCTTGCAACTCAAGAACTTGGAAAGCAATTTTCTAGCACACCAAGAGATTTTCTGCTTTTTACTCAATTAGGTTATTTAGCAGCTAACCGCAAAGATTATACACGAGCAAGGGCCTGGGCCGAACTTGCCTTAAATCTTGCTCCAAGTTATGCTTGGGCGCGAATTGTTCTAGCTAATAGCCTTATGGCACAACAAGAATTTTCTGGGGCAGAAGAACTTTTGTCAGATGCTCTTACTAGAGGTGTAAATTTCCCTACTCTACACTTTGAAATTACACAAGCTTTACTACTAGCAGAAAATTATGAAGGTGCTTTTGAACAATCAGAGCAATTCTTAAGAATAACTCCAGAAGGTGAATTTCTTTTACAAATAGGCAGTAGTCCATTACAAAACTCAAGCTTAAAAACTTTGCTTGAAAGTGAACGTCGTGCAGCTTTATCTCTACCTGTAAGCTTAACTTCAGATGATCGCTATAAGCTAGTAGAAAGCTTTCTACGCTTTAAGTTTTATCTTGGAAAGTTAAAGGAAAATGTTAATAATTCTGAAACAGAAACTCTTGGACGGCGGCAAAAAACAGAAATTCAAGTCAAAGCTGTAGAAGCATTAAATCAATTTCTTAGCATTAATGATGAAAGAAAAGCTTTTCGTAAACTTTGGGCTGCTGAAGAGTTATTTACATCTGACATTGCTTTAGAAAGGGCTGTAGAATTTTGTCAAGATCTAGTAAAAGATGCTGAACTAGCTACACGCCTAGAAGGTTCCATTCGTGAAGCACCAGAACTTGACGAACGAAGCCGGCAAAAACTTTTTCGCGCTCGTGCATATCATTTGTTAGGGCGTGTGCGTTTTAAGCAAGCTCAGTTGGTAGAGTCTGAAAAGGCTCTAAAACTTGCAATAGAAAATTTTCCTGAAGGTGCAGAAAAAAGAGTCGCCTTTTCTCATTTAGCTTCTGTTACTCAAGCATCTGGTAATGATAAAGAAGCACTAAGTCTATATATTAAAAGCTATAATCAATATGATGGAAATGCTTCTATCCAAAAAACAATGATTGAAAATCTATATCGTAAAATTCATGGTTCTTTGGAAGGATTAGACTTAAAGTAA